A genomic stretch from Mycobacterium paraterrae includes:
- the yidD gene encoding membrane protein insertion efficiency factor YidD has translation MVSPLRLPTCRFTPTCSQYAVEALGEFGLMRGSWLAAVRLAKCGPWHRGGWDPIPERQDAGIKDWDTPATLGESDSVVV, from the coding sequence ATGGTGTCGCCCCTGAGGTTGCCGACCTGTCGCTTCACCCCGACGTGCAGTCAGTACGCGGTCGAGGCGCTCGGCGAGTTCGGTTTGATGCGGGGGAGTTGGCTCGCCGCTGTCCGGCTGGCGAAGTGCGGTCCGTGGCATCGGGGAGGATGGGACCCGATACCGGAGCGCCAAGATGCCGGAATCAAAGACTGGGACACCCCAGCGACGCTAGGGGAGAGTGATTCTGTTGTCGTTTGA
- the dnaA gene encoding chromosomal replication initiator protein DnaA, translating into MTEDPGSSFATVWSAVVSELNGELSPDGAARNGEPYVSPLTPQQRAWLNLVQPLTIVEGFALLSVPSSFVQNEIERHLRTQITDALSRRLGHQIELGVRISPLTNDDTDDRANAAFDETLDDLDEIDEDGEALASAHQSWPSYFSERPHSQAADAAAGVSLNRRYTFDTFVIGASNRFAHAAALAIAEAPARAYNPLFIWGESGLGKTHLLHAAGNYAQRLFPGMRVKYVSTEEFTNDFINSLRDDRKVAFKRSYRDVDVLLVDDIQFIEGKEGIQEEFFHTFNTLHNANKQIVISSDRPPKQLATLEDRLRTRFEWGLITDVQPPELETRIAILRKKAQMERLNVPDDVLELIASSIERNIRELEGALIRVTAFASLNKAPIDKSLAEIVLRDLIADASTMQISAATIMAATAEYFDTTVEELRGPGKTRALAQSRQIAMYLCRELTDLSLPKIGQAFGRDHTTVMYAQKKILSEMAERREVFDHVKELTTRIRQRSKR; encoded by the coding sequence TTGACCGAGGACCCCGGATCAAGTTTCGCGACGGTCTGGAGCGCAGTCGTCTCGGAGCTCAACGGCGAACTTTCGCCAGACGGCGCGGCGCGTAACGGCGAGCCGTACGTCTCTCCGTTGACACCCCAGCAGCGCGCCTGGCTCAACCTGGTGCAGCCACTGACGATCGTCGAAGGCTTCGCGCTGTTGTCGGTGCCGAGTAGTTTCGTACAGAACGAGATCGAACGGCACCTGCGCACCCAGATCACCGACGCTTTGAGCCGCCGCCTCGGCCACCAGATCGAACTCGGCGTGCGCATCTCCCCACTCACCAACGACGACACCGACGATCGAGCCAATGCGGCCTTCGACGAGACTCTCGATGACCTCGATGAGATCGACGAAGATGGCGAGGCCCTCGCCAGCGCACACCAGAGTTGGCCTTCGTATTTCTCCGAACGGCCCCACAGTCAGGCCGCCGATGCGGCCGCCGGGGTGAGCCTGAACCGTCGCTACACCTTTGACACATTCGTCATCGGCGCATCGAACCGATTTGCACACGCCGCGGCGCTCGCGATCGCGGAAGCACCCGCCCGGGCGTACAACCCGCTTTTCATCTGGGGCGAGTCCGGGCTTGGTAAGACGCACCTGCTGCATGCCGCCGGCAACTACGCACAGCGGCTTTTTCCAGGGATGCGCGTCAAGTACGTCTCGACTGAGGAATTCACCAACGATTTCATCAACTCGTTGCGTGACGACCGCAAGGTCGCCTTCAAACGCAGCTACCGCGACGTCGATGTGCTGCTCGTCGATGACATTCAGTTCATCGAAGGCAAAGAAGGTATCCAGGAAGAGTTCTTCCATACCTTCAACACCCTGCATAATGCCAACAAGCAAATCGTCATTTCGTCCGACCGGCCGCCCAAACAGCTTGCGACGCTTGAAGATCGGCTGCGAACCCGGTTCGAGTGGGGTTTGATCACCGACGTTCAGCCACCGGAATTGGAAACGCGTATCGCCATCTTGCGCAAGAAAGCGCAAATGGAGCGGCTCAACGTTCCCGATGACGTCCTGGAATTGATCGCCAGCAGCATCGAGCGCAACATTCGCGAACTCGAAGGCGCGCTTATTCGCGTCACCGCGTTCGCCTCACTGAATAAGGCGCCGATCGACAAGTCGCTCGCCGAGATCGTGTTGCGCGACCTGATCGCCGATGCCAGCACTATGCAGATCAGTGCGGCGACGATCATGGCCGCCACCGCCGAGTACTTCGACACCACGGTGGAGGAACTACGCGGGCCGGGCAAGACCCGCGCCCTTGCCCAGTCACGGCAGATCGCGATGTATCTGTGCCGTGAGCTGACGGACCTGTCATTGCCCAAGATCGGGCAGGCATTTGGCCGGGACCACACCACAGTGATGTACGCGCAGAAGAAGATCTTGTCTGAGATGGCAGAGCGTCGTGAAGTCTTCGATCACGTCAAAGAGCTCACCACTCGGATTCGTCAGCGTTCCAAGCGCTGA
- the rnpA gene encoding ribonuclease P protein component, with amino-acid sequence MLSARNRMTRSTDFDATVRRGRKAVQPDLVIYMRRATGDPKFGLIVSRSVGSAVQRHGLSRRLRHVARDLVAELNGSEHVVVRALPSSRDLPSARLSEQLRAGLRRIEAAGTKR; translated from the coding sequence GTGCTATCCGCGCGCAACCGCATGACGCGGTCGACCGATTTCGATGCCACGGTCAGGCGCGGTAGGAAGGCCGTGCAGCCGGACTTGGTCATCTACATGCGACGTGCAACGGGCGATCCCAAATTCGGACTGATCGTGTCGCGGTCGGTCGGTTCCGCCGTGCAGCGGCACGGGTTGTCCCGTCGTTTGCGTCACGTGGCGCGCGATCTGGTGGCCGAGTTGAATGGTTCGGAGCACGTGGTGGTTCGGGCTCTTCCGAGTAGCCGGGACCTTCCGTCGGCCCGGCTGAGTGAACAACTGCGGGCGGGCCTCCGCCGTATCGAGGCAGCGGGAACCAAGCGGTGA
- the rpmH gene encoding 50S ribosomal protein L34 produces MAKGKRTFQPNNRRRARVHGFRLRMRTRAGRAIVSSRRSKGRRSLTA; encoded by the coding sequence GTGGCCAAGGGCAAGCGCACCTTCCAGCCGAACAACCGGCGCCGTGCCCGTGTGCACGGTTTCCGTCTGCGCATGCGGACCCGCGCCGGGCGCGCCATTGTCTCGAGTCGGCGTAGCAAGGGCCGTCGCTCGCTCACTGCCTGA